A section of the Orenia marismortui DSM 5156 genome encodes:
- a CDS encoding ArnT family glycosyltransferase — MIKRAKYDKKLLVYTLLLTIIVFSLYLFNIWNYDLWSPDEPRYSEVAREMLSEGNWVIPHLNQEVYYEKPPLFFGVIAAFSALAGKMTVTTVRLPVIFLASLLLALLSYYYGRKLGRKIGVLTGIILATTVNYFWFAMRVNLDIPLIFCTTIAMILLYEQLEDKDSCWKSCLAFFLMGIGSLVKSPVALLPVVVILIYAASTKELAKLKNIAWIRGFLFFTAVVGTWIALVFKVAGYNYFKVTVLDQLFEYSTGAQGHPNPFYYYFVNFPIEALPWTLFLIPAAYYLWSKRDTLPKIIAFNSIWFMSILIILSFVGSKRGIYLLQVYPAFALLISWYFSEFFKKNIQSLKGLKIPVLIFGLLILIVGVFLALQGPKLLEKELTSLLIKEYGFNVLIKSLALFFIIFGFLFISLLFQKSSKRVFMITASFSVILILLMKITIMPRVNLVKSERYLAEDLARLRTNNERVALWGSHNNDSGFIFYNGIYYDHIFDNKDEVKKFLKQEGSVILIVANQDKFYKSFEVKGNMLIKKYKVGSNDMLLIKSKN, encoded by the coding sequence TTGATTAAAAGGGCTAAGTATGATAAAAAGCTTTTGGTCTATACTTTATTATTGACTATTATTGTTTTTAGTTTATATCTTTTTAATATTTGGAATTATGATTTATGGTCTCCTGATGAACCACGGTATTCAGAAGTGGCTAGGGAGATGTTATCAGAGGGAAACTGGGTTATTCCACATTTAAATCAAGAGGTTTACTATGAGAAACCTCCATTATTTTTTGGAGTAATTGCAGCTTTTTCGGCACTAGCTGGTAAAATGACGGTTACAACAGTTAGATTGCCTGTGATTTTTCTGGCTAGTCTGTTGCTTGCTTTATTGAGCTATTATTATGGAAGAAAATTAGGTAGAAAGATTGGGGTTTTAACAGGAATTATATTGGCTACTACTGTCAACTATTTTTGGTTTGCTATGAGAGTTAATCTAGATATACCACTTATTTTTTGTACTACCATAGCTATGATATTATTATATGAGCAATTAGAAGATAAGGATAGTTGTTGGAAGTCTTGTTTAGCCTTCTTCTTAATGGGAATTGGCTCTTTAGTTAAAAGTCCAGTAGCTTTATTACCAGTAGTAGTTATCTTAATTTATGCTGCTTCAACTAAAGAATTGGCTAAGTTAAAGAATATTGCTTGGATTAGAGGCTTTCTTTTCTTTACAGCTGTAGTGGGAACTTGGATAGCTTTAGTATTTAAAGTGGCAGGATATAACTATTTTAAGGTAACAGTATTAGATCAGTTATTCGAGTATTCTACTGGGGCACAGGGACATCCCAATCCTTTTTATTATTACTTTGTTAATTTTCCAATTGAAGCTTTGCCATGGACATTATTCTTAATTCCTGCTGCTTATTATTTATGGAGTAAAAGAGATACTCTACCTAAAATTATAGCTTTTAATTCTATCTGGTTTATGAGTATTCTGATTATATTGAGTTTTGTAGGAAGCAAAAGGGGAATTTATTTATTACAAGTATATCCAGCCTTCGCACTTTTGATTAGTTGGTATTTTAGTGAGTTTTTCAAGAAGAATATACAGTCTTTAAAAGGATTAAAGATTCCTGTATTAATTTTTGGCCTTCTTATTTTAATAGTAGGGGTATTTTTGGCATTACAAGGGCCTAAGCTGTTAGAAAAAGAGTTGACTTCTTTGCTAATAAAAGAGTATGGATTTAATGTTCTTATTAAATCATTGGCACTATTTTTTATTATTTTCGGTTTTCTTTTTATTTCTCTATTATTTCAAAAAAGTAGTAAAAGAGTATTTATGATTACTGCAAGCTTTTCAGTAATATTGATTTTATTAATGAAGATTACGATTATGCCAAGGGTTAATCTAGTTAAGAGTGAGAGGTATTTAGCAGAAGATTTGGCTCGTTTGAGGACAAATAATGAGAGAGTAGCATTATGGGGTTCCCATAATAATGATAGTGGCTTTATCTTTTATAATGGAATTTATTACGATCATATCTTTGATAATAAAGATGAAGTTAAGAAGTTTTTAAAGCAAGAAGGTAGCGTGATTTTAATTGTTGCTAATCAAGATAAATTCTACAAATCTTTCGAAGTAAAAGGTAATATGTTGATCAAAAAATACAAAGTTGGAAGTAATGATATGTTGCTAATTAAGAGTAAAAATTAA